From Pelosinus fermentans DSM 17108, the proteins below share one genomic window:
- the arsA gene encoding arsenical pump-driving ATPase: protein MYKIFNPDTINLTKYLFFTGKGGVGKTSTACATAITLADQGKKVLLVSTDPASNLQDVFGIDLDSKGTPIQEVPNLVVANLNPEEAAKTYKESVIAPYKGKLPPSVIKNMEEQLSGSCTVEIAAFNEFSNFITDEKIQTEYDHIAFDTAPTGHTLRMLQLPSAWSNFISESTHGASCLGQLSGLESKKEVYKNAVNTLADGAKTTLILLARPEYSPLQEAERASKELQDLGVNNQLLVVNGVLELDVENDEVAEQLYAKQQGALENISEHLQGIQTYQIPLRAYNITGIKNIRMLLKEDYLETQSYKLNKEELPKVKELIEDLYRSQKRVIFTMGKGGVGKTTLAAAIAIGLAAKGIKVHLTTTDPADHLKFVVEEGHGIRLSKIDEKEELRNYTETVLAKARETMKEEDIAYVEEDLRSPCTQEIAVFRAFAEIVDKADDEVVVIDTAPTGHTLLLLDATQSYHKEIQKSHGDIPESVKKLLPRLRDKKETEVVIVTLPEATPVYEAMRLQDDLKRAGIHNKWWVINASLLMTNTQSPLLKTKSLHEIPWINKVDEIAQGNFAVIPWKAEEIKGEKLAELIT, encoded by the coding sequence ATGTATAAAATATTTAATCCTGACACTATAAATCTGACGAAGTATTTATTTTTCACAGGCAAAGGGGGCGTTGGAAAAACGTCAACTGCTTGTGCAACTGCCATTACTTTAGCAGATCAAGGGAAAAAAGTATTGTTAGTCAGTACCGATCCTGCATCCAACCTGCAAGATGTTTTTGGTATTGATCTGGATAGTAAAGGTACTCCCATTCAAGAAGTACCTAATCTTGTAGTAGCAAATCTAAATCCGGAAGAAGCCGCCAAGACATATAAAGAATCAGTAATCGCACCCTATAAAGGCAAATTGCCACCCAGTGTTATAAAGAATATGGAGGAACAGCTTTCAGGATCATGTACTGTGGAGATTGCGGCTTTTAATGAATTTTCTAACTTTATAACAGATGAAAAAATACAAACAGAATATGATCATATAGCATTTGATACAGCGCCAACAGGCCATACCTTGCGAATGCTGCAGCTGCCATCCGCGTGGAGCAATTTTATTAGTGAAAGTACGCATGGGGCATCTTGTTTAGGTCAATTATCGGGACTGGAAAGTAAGAAAGAAGTATACAAGAATGCTGTTAATACCCTAGCCGATGGGGCAAAGACAACACTCATCTTACTGGCTAGACCTGAATATTCTCCCCTGCAGGAAGCGGAAAGAGCTTCTAAGGAACTACAAGACTTAGGGGTTAATAATCAGCTATTAGTTGTAAATGGTGTATTGGAGCTAGATGTTGAAAATGATGAAGTGGCAGAACAATTATATGCGAAACAACAAGGAGCATTAGAAAATATATCGGAACATTTACAAGGAATCCAAACCTATCAGATTCCACTGCGGGCCTATAATATCACAGGAATCAAAAATATAAGAATGCTATTAAAAGAAGATTATTTAGAAACGCAAAGCTATAAGTTAAATAAAGAAGAGTTGCCAAAAGTTAAAGAGTTAATTGAAGATCTCTACCGATCACAAAAAAGAGTGATTTTCACTATGGGCAAAGGTGGAGTAGGAAAGACAACGTTAGCAGCGGCTATTGCCATTGGTCTTGCTGCAAAAGGTATAAAAGTCCACTTAACCACTACGGATCCAGCAGATCATCTGAAATTTGTCGTAGAAGAAGGCCATGGAATTAGGTTAAGTAAGATTGATGAGAAAGAAGAACTTCGTAATTATACAGAAACCGTTTTGGCAAAGGCAAGAGAGACGATGAAAGAAGAAGATATTGCTTATGTGGAAGAGGATCTTCGTTCTCCCTGCACACAGGAGATAGCTGTATTCCGTGCTTTTGCTGAGATTGTCGATAAGGCTGATGATGAGGTAGTAGTGATTGATACAGCACCTACAGGTCACACGTTATTACTATTAGATGCCACACAAAGTTATCATAAGGAAATACAAAAATCTCATGGAGATATACCAGAATCAGTAAAGAAGCTGCTGCCTAGATTACGAGATAAAAAAGAAACAGAAGTGGTCATTGTAACTCTTCCAGAAGCGACTCCTGTATATGAAGCCATGAGGTTACAAGACGATTTAAAAAGAGCAGGGATTCATAATAAATGGTGGGTTATTAATGCAAGCTTGTTAATGACGAATACACAAAGCCCATTGTTAAAAACAAAATCCTTGCATGAGATTCCTTGGATCAATAAAGTGGATGAAATCGCACAAGGGAACTTTGCAGTAATACCATGGAAAGCAGAAGAAATAAAAGGCGAAAAGTTAGCAGAATTAATCACATGA
- a CDS encoding ArsR/SmtB family transcription factor, whose protein sequence is MNLTRVLKALGDETRLSIVSLLRVENLCVCEIEAIMQSSQSNVSRHLAKLRDAGIIYSEKKAQWVYYGINKDIIKKYSFIRTLLEEDLANHPQYQHDIEKLKIYREQNDECGALENTGA, encoded by the coding sequence TTGAATTTAACACGGGTATTAAAAGCATTAGGTGATGAAACTAGACTTAGCATTGTGAGTTTATTGCGAGTTGAAAATTTGTGTGTATGCGAAATTGAAGCCATAATGCAAAGCAGTCAGTCCAACGTGTCTAGGCATCTGGCTAAACTTCGTGACGCAGGGATTATCTATAGCGAGAAAAAAGCACAGTGGGTATACTATGGCATAAACAAAGATATCATTAAAAAATATTCATTTATCAGAACATTATTAGAGGAAGATCTTGCCAATCATCCCCAATATCAACATGATATAGAGAAGCTTAAAATCTATCGGGAACAAAACGATGAATGCGGGGCTTTAGAAAATACAGGTGCTTAA
- a CDS encoding ABC transporter permease — protein sequence MNNTGSVTVLQKYQRKRLNQRGQTLMYLTFGSIFLLAITVIGTLVGDIAITTNFTQKNLLPHMAHPFGTDWLGRDMLARTLKGMSISIYIGLFASVISTVIAAILGAAAATLGKKVDAVITWFIDLVMGIPHLLLLILISYALGRGTFGVVVAVAISHWPVLTRIIRGEILQLKEANYIKIAGKLGQSKMKIVVKHMIPHVLPQFLVGLVLLFPHAILHEAALTFLGFGLPPEQPGIGIILSESMKYLSLGMWWLALFPGMVLMTAVLLFDLVGGSLRKIIDPHSAQE from the coding sequence ATGAATAATACCGGTTCTGTAACTGTTTTGCAGAAATATCAAAGAAAACGATTGAATCAACGAGGCCAGACCCTTATGTATCTGACTTTTGGCAGTATCTTTTTATTGGCCATTACGGTGATTGGTACTTTGGTGGGAGATATAGCGATAACAACGAACTTTACCCAGAAAAATTTATTGCCGCATATGGCTCACCCCTTCGGTACCGACTGGCTGGGCAGAGACATGCTCGCCCGTACCTTGAAAGGGATGTCCATCAGTATTTATATTGGACTTTTTGCTTCGGTTATCAGTACTGTTATAGCAGCCATTTTGGGAGCGGCTGCCGCAACGTTAGGAAAAAAGGTAGATGCCGTCATAACCTGGTTTATCGACTTAGTGATGGGCATTCCTCACCTTTTACTGCTGATTTTGATTTCCTATGCTTTAGGAAGAGGCACATTTGGAGTGGTTGTCGCTGTTGCCATAAGCCACTGGCCGGTTTTGACCAGGATAATCCGGGGAGAAATCCTTCAGTTAAAAGAAGCAAATTATATAAAGATAGCCGGAAAGTTAGGGCAAAGCAAAATGAAAATCGTGGTGAAACATATGATTCCTCATGTATTGCCACAATTTCTGGTTGGGTTAGTGCTACTTTTTCCCCATGCCATTTTGCATGAAGCAGCTCTTACCTTTTTGGGTTTTGGCCTGCCGCCAGAACAGCCCGGTATTGGCATCATTTTGTCGGAAAGTATGAAGTATTTATCACTGGGGATGTGGTGGCTGGCACTTTTCCCTGGAATGGTCTTGATGACTGCAGTTTTACTTTTTGATTTGGTCGGAGGAAGTCTGCGCAAAATCATTGATCCTCATAGTGCCCAGGAGTAA
- a CDS encoding ABC transporter permease: protein MDVGPYSGILKYIGKSIIKIISLLIAVSILSFILVSVSPVDPVRAFIGEVGMANMSAENLAKLEAYFGVNTPPIERYWNWFTDFIQGDMGTSLLYRQPVTSVIHVKFMNSMVLMTTAWIFSGFLGFIFGIVAGLYRDRWIDKVIKGYSLLIASMPTFWLALVLVMIFSVWLQLLPIGLSVPIGVNAAEVSILDSIKHLILPALTLSVIGIANITLHTREKMIDIMGEDYILFAKARGKSRISIIRNHALRNIMLPAITLQFASISEIFGGSVLVEQVFSYPGLGKAAVSAGLGGDAPLLLGIAVISAALVFGGNLIANLLYGIIDPRIRRGSAYE from the coding sequence ATGGATGTAGGACCTTATTCCGGCATTTTAAAATATATCGGAAAAAGTATAATCAAAATAATTTCACTGTTAATTGCCGTAAGTATTCTTTCTTTCATTCTGGTTTCAGTATCACCTGTCGATCCAGTTCGTGCATTCATTGGCGAAGTTGGTATGGCTAATATGAGTGCAGAAAATCTGGCTAAACTCGAAGCTTATTTTGGCGTAAATACACCGCCAATCGAAAGGTACTGGAATTGGTTTACCGATTTTATTCAGGGAGATATGGGAACATCGCTGCTTTACCGTCAGCCTGTTACCAGTGTTATCCATGTAAAATTTATGAATTCAATGGTTCTCATGACGACTGCATGGATTTTCTCGGGTTTCTTGGGATTCATATTTGGGATTGTTGCTGGCTTATATCGCGACCGATGGATCGATAAAGTAATTAAAGGCTACTCATTACTGATTGCCAGTATGCCAACTTTTTGGCTGGCATTGGTTTTAGTAATGATTTTTTCTGTATGGCTGCAGCTCTTGCCTATCGGATTGAGCGTGCCAATTGGGGTAAATGCCGCAGAAGTCTCCATTTTGGATAGCATAAAGCATTTGATTTTGCCTGCTTTAACGTTGAGTGTAATTGGAATTGCCAATATTACTCTGCACACCAGGGAGAAAATGATAGATATTATGGGGGAAGACTACATACTTTTTGCCAAAGCCCGGGGGAAAAGCAGAATTTCGATTATACGGAATCATGCCCTTCGTAATATTATGCTTCCAGCCATAACGCTGCAATTTGCATCTATCAGTGAAATTTTCGGCGGTTCTGTTCTGGTGGAACAAGTTTTTTCCTATCCGGGTTTAGGGAAAGCTGCTGTTTCTGCCGGTTTGGGCGGCGACGCGCCTCTTTTGCTTGGTATTGCAGTGATCAGCGCAGCATTAGTGTTTGGCGGTAATTTAATTGCCAATCTTTTATATGGGATTATTGACCCTAGAATAAGGCGGGGAAGCGCATATGAATAA
- a CDS encoding ABC transporter substrate-binding protein — MKNKRILALCLIVTFLFTLVGCGKADKTDAGTAAKDSVVIAMDAESEPAAGFDPIMGWAAGEHTHDPLIQSTLLITKDDITIGYDLAKEYTISPDGLTWTFKIRSDVKFTDGVPLTAKDVAFTYNNAMKQATETDLSMLKSVEAIDDTTAVFHFNTPYSAFAYTAAVVGIVPEHAYHAATYGKNPIGSGRYILKQWDKGQQVILEANPNYYGEKPKMKKVSIVFMSEDASYAAAQGGQVDVAYTAPSYTVNPIKGYNILAFNTEDIRGLNLPAVPAGNKTPAKRNGETYPAGNNVTSHLAIRQAIACAIDREAIVKNVLNGYGSVAYSDSVNEPWENEAMKVAYDPAKAKTILEADGWRLNAEGIYEKQGLKAEFDLLYISSNSVRTGIAMAVKEMLKPVGIKVNPMGSSWDQIATLCYATPHVFGAGSHSPTGVRSHYYTGKNYASYSNPTVDTYIDEALAATSVEASYPLWKKAQWDGAAGVTPQADSPWVWLVEIKHIYFVRENLNVIDKKIHPHGYGWTIVNNVHQWSWK; from the coding sequence ATGAAGAACAAAAGAATTTTAGCGTTGTGTTTAATAGTAACTTTCTTATTTACATTAGTTGGCTGTGGTAAAGCAGATAAGACTGACGCGGGTACGGCGGCAAAAGACAGTGTCGTAATTGCCATGGATGCCGAATCAGAGCCTGCTGCCGGATTCGATCCGATTATGGGTTGGGCTGCCGGTGAGCATACACACGATCCTTTAATTCAAAGTACCTTATTAATTACAAAAGATGATATTACTATTGGATATGACCTGGCAAAAGAGTATACGATTTCGCCGGATGGTCTCACATGGACTTTTAAAATTCGTTCGGATGTAAAATTTACGGATGGTGTGCCGCTTACTGCAAAAGACGTGGCTTTTACCTATAATAATGCTATGAAGCAGGCCACTGAGACCGATTTGTCTATGCTAAAATCGGTGGAAGCCATTGATGATACGACTGCGGTTTTTCATTTTAATACACCTTATTCAGCGTTTGCTTATACGGCTGCTGTTGTTGGTATTGTTCCCGAACATGCTTATCATGCTGCGACCTATGGTAAAAATCCGATTGGTTCCGGCCGGTATATTCTGAAGCAATGGGATAAAGGCCAGCAGGTAATTTTAGAAGCCAATCCTAATTACTATGGTGAAAAACCAAAAATGAAGAAAGTTTCAATTGTCTTTATGTCGGAAGATGCTTCTTATGCGGCGGCTCAAGGCGGACAAGTAGATGTGGCCTATACAGCTCCGTCTTATACCGTTAATCCGATAAAAGGATATAATATCCTTGCATTCAATACCGAAGATATTCGCGGACTGAATCTCCCTGCTGTTCCTGCAGGGAATAAGACACCTGCTAAGAGAAATGGAGAAACCTATCCTGCCGGCAATAACGTTACTTCCCATCTAGCAATTCGCCAGGCAATTGCCTGCGCTATTGACCGGGAGGCCATCGTAAAGAATGTTCTAAACGGCTATGGCTCAGTGGCTTATAGTGACAGCGTTAATGAACCTTGGGAAAATGAGGCCATGAAAGTAGCGTATGATCCCGCAAAAGCAAAAACCATTTTAGAAGCAGACGGCTGGAGATTAAATGCAGAAGGTATTTATGAAAAACAGGGCTTAAAAGCCGAGTTTGATCTTCTCTATATTTCATCAAACTCCGTTCGAACTGGAATTGCAATGGCTGTGAAAGAAATGCTAAAACCAGTAGGGATAAAAGTAAATCCGATGGGCTCAAGCTGGGATCAGATTGCAACTTTATGTTATGCCACGCCCCATGTTTTTGGTGCCGGATCGCATTCTCCTACTGGAGTTAGGAGCCACTATTATACTGGTAAAAACTATGCATCTTATTCCAATCCAACTGTAGATACATACATTGACGAAGCATTAGCAGCTACTTCTGTGGAAGCATCGTATCCGTTGTGGAAAAAAGCACAATGGGATGGTGCTGCAGGTGTGACTCCTCAAGCTGACTCCCCTTGGGTGTGGCTGGTGGAAATTAAACACATTTATTTCGTCAGAGAAAATCTCAATGTAATTGATAAGAAAATTCATCCTCATGGTTATGGCTGGACAATTGTTAATAATGTTCACCAATGGTCTTGGAAGTAA
- the scpB gene encoding methylmalonyl-CoA decarboxylase, with amino-acid sequence MSLVKVEFSEKVGIITLNNTQKLNALSAQLVDDIIEALDNFQKQKIHIIILRAPEGSKVWSAGHDVKELPSKMRDPLSYYDSLEVLLRAVEEYPGPVIAMVHGSVWGGACDLIMTCDMVIADKTANFAMTPAKLGVPYNSTGILHFMNRLPINIAKEMFFTAELVPAERALNVGIINHLVAEEELLSFTLNLAATISTRSMLSIAVIKEQFRVLSKAYAITPSAFERVQGMRRKVYDSHDYEEAITAFLEKRPANFKGE; translated from the coding sequence ATGTCATTAGTCAAGGTAGAATTTTCAGAAAAAGTGGGTATTATTACGCTAAATAATACCCAGAAACTAAATGCATTAAGTGCCCAGCTCGTCGATGATATTATTGAAGCACTTGATAATTTTCAAAAACAGAAGATCCATATCATTATTTTGCGTGCTCCGGAGGGGTCTAAGGTATGGTCAGCAGGTCATGATGTTAAAGAATTACCGTCAAAAATGCGAGATCCTTTAAGTTATTATGATTCACTTGAGGTACTTTTACGAGCTGTGGAAGAATACCCGGGTCCGGTTATTGCAATGGTACACGGCAGTGTCTGGGGTGGTGCTTGTGACTTAATAATGACTTGTGATATGGTGATTGCCGATAAGACGGCTAATTTTGCCATGACTCCTGCTAAGCTTGGAGTTCCCTATAATTCTACAGGTATTTTACATTTTATGAATCGTTTACCGATTAATATTGCTAAGGAGATGTTTTTTACTGCTGAATTAGTACCTGCGGAACGGGCTTTAAACGTAGGCATTATCAATCATTTAGTTGCAGAAGAAGAACTTCTCTCTTTTACATTAAATTTAGCTGCGACAATCAGCACCCGGTCGATGTTATCGATTGCGGTAATTAAAGAACAGTTCCGTGTTTTATCAAAAGCATATGCCATCACTCCATCCGCTTTTGAACGAGTACAGGGGATGCGGCGTAAGGTTTATGACAGCCATGATTATGAAGAAGCGATTACTGCATTTTTAGAAAAACGCCCGGCAAATTTTAAAGGCGAATAA
- a CDS encoding ABC transporter ATP-binding protein translates to MSCMNHKYILQIKNLSVSFTQYENGLRKIDLKVIRNLNVSVGEGELVAVVGASGSGKSLLAHAILGILPQNCDAEGNIWFEDELLSPERIKELRGEKIVLVPQSVTYLDPLEKVGKQVRKEQNEKSVRKKQEELFAFYKLSQNTADLYPFELSGGMARRVLLTTAMMESPRLIIADEPTPGLHLEAAKKAMGHFREFADKGNGVLLITHDIELALEVADRIAVFYAGTTVEEAPVADFQSDDTLRHPYTKALWRALPQNGFHPFPGKQPYAKDMPNGCPFGPRCPQLTPECEGNIQEQLIRFGRVRCIHAK, encoded by the coding sequence TTGTCCTGCATGAATCATAAATACATTTTACAGATTAAAAACTTGTCTGTTTCTTTTACGCAATATGAGAATGGATTGCGTAAAATTGATTTAAAAGTCATTCGAAATTTAAATGTTTCCGTGGGCGAGGGAGAGCTTGTTGCTGTGGTAGGGGCCAGTGGCTCGGGAAAGAGCCTGTTAGCTCATGCTATTTTGGGAATTTTGCCGCAGAACTGTGATGCTGAGGGCAATATTTGGTTTGAGGACGAATTGTTATCGCCAGAACGTATCAAGGAGCTGCGTGGGGAAAAAATCGTATTGGTTCCGCAGAGCGTGACCTATCTGGATCCTTTAGAAAAAGTTGGCAAGCAAGTGAGGAAAGAACAAAACGAAAAGAGTGTTCGCAAAAAACAAGAAGAACTGTTTGCTTTCTATAAGCTGTCACAAAACACCGCTGATCTGTATCCTTTTGAATTATCAGGCGGTATGGCACGAAGGGTTCTTCTCACTACCGCAATGATGGAAAGTCCGCGCTTGATCATAGCCGACGAACCTACGCCCGGTCTTCATTTAGAAGCAGCTAAAAAAGCCATGGGTCATTTTCGTGAATTTGCCGATAAAGGGAACGGTGTGCTTCTCATCACCCATGACATTGAATTAGCGTTAGAAGTAGCTGATCGTATTGCCGTTTTTTATGCAGGAACCACTGTGGAAGAGGCTCCAGTAGCAGACTTTCAATCAGACGATACCCTTCGGCACCCGTATACGAAAGCGTTGTGGCGAGCTTTACCTCAAAATGGTTTTCATCCTTTTCCCGGAAAGCAGCCATATGCGAAAGATATGCCCAACGGTTGTCCATTTGGTCCTCGATGTCCTCAGCTTACGCCGGAATGTGAAGGGAATATTCAGGAACAACTGATACGTTTCGGAAGGGTTCGCTGTATACATGCAAAGTGA
- the arsD gene encoding arsenite efflux transporter metallochaperone ArsD, with protein MSKIEIFDPAMCCATGICGPGIDQELLRVATTINTLTKKGITVIRYGLSAEPQAFIDHKKVNEYLMKEEVEVLPITVVDGEVVKTREYPTQAEFAKWAGLPIEELASIVLEKQQGCCCDEGGCC; from the coding sequence ATGAGTAAAATTGAAATTTTTGATCCAGCAATGTGTTGTGCAACAGGAATCTGTGGACCAGGGATTGATCAAGAGCTTTTAAGGGTGGCTACAACTATCAATACTCTCACTAAAAAGGGGATCACAGTCATCCGTTATGGTCTTTCTGCTGAACCTCAAGCTTTTATAGATCATAAGAAGGTAAATGAGTATTTAATGAAAGAGGAAGTAGAAGTCTTACCCATTACAGTAGTCGATGGAGAAGTAGTTAAGACTAGAGAATATCCGACACAAGCTGAATTTGCTAAATGGGCGGGTCTGCCTATAGAAGAATTAGCAAGCATAGTTCTTGAAAAACAACAAGGATGTTGTTGTGATGAAGGTGGATGCTGCTAA